In Symphalangus syndactylus isolate Jambi chromosome 14, NHGRI_mSymSyn1-v2.1_pri, whole genome shotgun sequence, one DNA window encodes the following:
- the CASKIN2 gene encoding caskin-2 isoform X2, with the protein MGREQDLILAVKNGDVTGVQKLVAKVKTTKTKLLGSTKRLNVNYQDADGFSALHHAALGGSLELIALLLEAQATVDIKDSNGMRPLHYAAWQGRLEPVRLLLRASAAVNAASLDGQIPLHLAAQYGHYEVSEMLLQHQSNPCLVNKAKKTPLDLACEFGRLKVAQLLLNSHLCVALLEGEAKDPCDPNYTTPLHLAAKNGHREVIRQLLRAGIEINRQTKTGTALHEAALYGKTEVVRLLLEGGVDVNIRNTYNQTALDIVNQFTTSQASREIKQLLREASGILKVRALKDFWNLHDPTALNVRAGDVITVLEQHPDGRWKGQIHESQRGTDRIGYFPPGIVEVVSKRVGVPAARLPSAPTPLRPGFSRTLQPPAEEPPHPLTYSQLPRVGLSPDSPGDRNSVGSEGSVGSIRSAGSGQSSEGTNGHGPGLLIENAQPLPSAGEDQVLPGLYPPSLADNLSHRPLANCRSGEQIFTQDVRPEQLLEGKDAQAIHNWLSEFQLEGYTAHFLQAGYDVPTISRMTPEDLTAIGVTKPGHRKKIASEIAQLSIAEWLPSYIPTDLLEWLCALGLPQYHKQLVSSGYDSMGLVADLTWEELQEIGVNKLGHQKKLMLGVKRLAELRRGLLQGEALSEGGRRLAKGPELMAIEGLENGEGPATAGPRLLTFQGSELSPELQAAMAGGGPEPLPLPPARSPSQESIGARSRGSGHSQEQPAPQPSGGDPSTPQERNLPEGTERPPKLCSSLPGQGPPPYVFMYSQGSPSSLAPGPPPGAPWAFSYLAGPPATPSDPPRPKRRSHSLSRPGPTEGDAEGEAEGPVGSTLGSYATLTRRPGRSALVRTSPSVTPTPARGTPRSQSFALRARRKGPPPPPPKRLSSVSGPSPEPPPLDGSPGPKEGATGPRRRTLSEPAGPSEPPGPPAPAGPASDTEEEEPGPEGTPPSRGSSGEGLPFAEEGNLTIKQRPKPAGPPARETPVPPGLDFNLTESDTVKRRPKCREREPLQTALLAFGVAGATPDPAAPLPSPTLGVSPSASSLPQPEPSSLPAQGVPTPLAPSPAMQPPVPSCPGPGLESSAASRWNAETEPPAAPAALLKVPGAGTASKPVSVACTQLAFSGPKLAPRLGPRPVPPPRPESTGTVGPGQAQQRLEQTSSSLAAALRAAEKSIGTKEQEGAPSASTKHILDDISTMFDALADQLDAMLD; encoded by the exons ATGGGTCGTGAACAGGACCTGATCCTCGCTGTCAAGAATGGAGATGTGACCGGTGTGCAGAAACTGGTGGCGAAGGTCAAGACCACAAAGACAA AGCTCCTGGGCTCCACAAAGAGGCTCAACGTGAACTACCAGGATGCTGATGG ATTCTCTGCCCTCCACCATGCTGCTTTGGGGGGCAGCCTGGAGCTCATAGCCTTGCTGCTAGAGGCTCAGGCCACTGTTGACATCAAGGACAGCAATG GCATGCGCCCGCTGCACTACGCAGCCTGGCAGGGCCGGCTGGAGCCTGTGAGGCTGCTGCTGCGCGCCTCTGCAGCCGTCAATGCCGCCTCACTGGACGGACAGATCCCCCTGCACCTGGCTGCGCAGTATGGACATTATGAGGTG tcaGAAATGCTTCTCCAGCATCAGTCCAACCCATGCCTGGTCAACAAGGCCAAGAAGACGCCCCTGGACCTGGCCTGTGAATTCGGCCGACTCAAG GTGGCCCAGCTGCTTCTGAACAGCCACTTATGTGTGGCACTGCTGGAGGGCGAGGCCAAAGACCCATGTGACCCCAACTACACCACGCCCTTGCACTTGGCTGCCAAGAATGGCCACAGAGAAGTCATCAG GCagctcctgagagctgggatcGAGATCAACCGCCAGACCAAGACGGGTACGGCGCTCCACGAGGCTGCACTGTATGGCAAGACCGAGGTGGTACGGCTGCTTCTGGAG GGAGGTGTGGACGTGAACATCCGGAATACGTATAACCAGACGGCGCTGGACATAGTGAATCAGTTCACCACCTCCCAGGCCAGCCGGGAAATCAAGCAGCTACTGCGGG AGGCCTCAGGGATCCTGAAGGTCCGAGCGCTCAAGGATTTCTGGAACCTCCACGATCCCACTGCTCTCAATGTCCGGGCAGGGGATGTCATCACG GTGCTAGAACAGCATCCCGACGGCCGCTGGAAGGGCCAAATCCACGAGAGCCAGAGGGGCACAGACCGCATAGGCTACTTCCCCCCGGGCATCGTCGAGGTGGTCAGCAAGCGGGTGGGCGTCCCTGCAGCCCGCCTCCCCTCCGCACCCACCCCCCTGCGCCCAGGCTTCTCCCGGACACTGCAGCCTCCTGCTGAAGAACCCCCACACCCTCTTACCTACAGCCAGCTTCCTCGGGTGGGCCTCAGCCCAGACAGCCCAG GTGACAGGAATAGCGTGGGCAGTGAGGGCAGTGTGGGCAGCATCCGCAGTGCCGGCAGCGGGCAGAGCTCTGAGGGCACTAACGGCCATGGCCCTGGCCTCCTGATTGAGAACGCCCAG CCACTGCCCTCTGCCGGAGAGGACCAGGTGCTGCCAGGACTCTACCCACCGTCCCTGGCAG ACAACCTGAGCCACCGCCCTCTGGCCAACTGCCGCTCTGGGGAGCAGATCTTCACCCAGGACGTGCGGCCAGAACAGCTGCTGGAGGGGAAG GACGCGCAGGCCATTCATAACTGGCTAAGTGAGTTCCAGCTGGAGGGCTACACTGCCCACTTTCTGCAGGCCGGCTATGATGTGCCTACCATCAGCCGCATGACACCTGAG GACCTGACGGCCATCGGGGTGACCAAGCCTGGGCACAGGAAGAAGATCGCCTCAGAGATCGCTCAGCTCAGCATCGCCGAGTGGCTGCCCAGCTACATCCCA ACGGACCTGCTGGAGTGGCTGTGTGCACTGGGGCTGCCTCAGTACCACAAGCAGCTGGTGAGCAGCGGCTACGACTCCATGGGGCTGGTGGCCGACCTCACCTGGGAGGAGCTGCAGGAGATTGGGGTCAACAAGCTCG GGCATCAGAAGAAGCTCATGCTGGGGGTGAAGCGGCTGGCAGAGCTTCGGCGGGGCCTGCTGCAGGGGGAGGCCCTCAGCGAAGGCGGGCGCCGGCTGGCCAAGGGTCCGGAGCTGATGGCCATCGAGGGACTGGAGAACGGAGAAGGCCCAGCTACGGCTGGCCCACGGCTCCTCACCTTCCAGGGCAGCGAACTAAGCCCAGAGCTACAGGCGGCCATGGCAGGGGGTGGCCCTGAACCACTCCCCCTCCCACCTGCCCGCTCTCCCAGCCAGGAGAGCATCGGGGCACGCTCCCGGGGGTCTGGCCACTCACAGGAACAGCCTGCCCCACAGCCCAGCGGTGGAGATCCCAGCACACCCCAGGAGAGGAACCTTCCAGAGGGCACAGAGCGGCCCCCTAAGCTTTGTTCCTCACTTCCAGGCCAAGGACCCCCACCCTATGTTTTTATGTACTCCCAGGGCTCACCCTCTAGCCTGGCCCCAGGGCCACCTCCTGGTGCACCCTGGGCCTTCTCCTACTTGGCCGGGCCCCCTGCCACTCCCTCAGACCCGCCTCGACCTAAGCGCCGGTCCCACAGCCTAAGCCGCCCTGGCCCCACAGAGGGGGATGCTGAGGGGGAGGCCGAAGGGCCGGTGGGCAGCACCCTGGGCAGTTATGCTACCCTTACCCGGCGGCCAGGACGCAGTGCCCTTGTCCGGACCAGTCCTAGCGTGACCCCAACCCCAGCTCGGGGGACTCCTCGCAGCCAGTCCTTTGCCCTGCGGGCCCGGCGCAAAggccccccgcccccgcctcccAAGCGCCTCAGCTCCGTCTCTGGCCCCAGCCCGGAGCCACCTCCACTAGATGGGAGCCCAGGTCCCAAGGAAGGGGCCACAGGGCCCCGAAGGCGAACACTGAGTGAACCTGCTGGCCCCTCAGAGCCCCCTGGCCCACCTGCCCCGGCTGGGCCCGCGTCAGACacggaggaggaggagccaggccCCGAGGGGACGCCCCCATCTCGGGGCAGCTCTGGGGAAGGGCTGCCGTTTGCAGAGGAAGGGAACCTGACCATCAAACAGCGCCCGAAGCCTGCTGGCCCCCCGGCCCGAGAGACACCCGTGCCCCCTGGCCTCGATTTCAACCTCACGGAATCAGACACTGTTAAGCGGAGGCCCAAGTGCCGGGAGAGAGAGCCACTGCAGACCGCACTGCTGGCCTTCGGAGTGGCCGGTGCCACGCCTGACCCCGCTGCCCCCCTGCCTTCCCCAACTCTTGGCGTGTCTCCTTCAGCTTCTAGCCTTCCCCAGCCCGAGCCCAGCAGCCTTCCAGCCCAAGGAGTTCCAACCCCCCTTGCTCCCAGCCCTGCCATGCAGCCTCCAGTGCCGTCCTGCCCAGGGCCAGGTCTGGAAAGCTCAGCAGCTAGTCGGTGGAATGCAGAGACAGAACCCCCGGCCGCCCCTGCTGCCCTCCTCAAGGTGCCCGGAGCAG GAACAGCCTCCAAACCTGTGTCGGTGGCCTGCACCCAGCTGGCATTTTCTGGCCCTAAGCTAGCGCCCCGGCTTGGCCCCCGCCCGGTGCCTCCTCCACGGCCTGAGAGCACTGGGACTGTGGGCCCAGGCCAGGCCCAGCAGAGACTGGAGCAGACCAGCTCGTCCCTGGCAGCTGCACTGAGAGCCGCAGAGAAGAGCATTGGCACCAAGGAGCAAGAGGG CGCCCCCAGCGCCTCCACCAAGCACATTCTGGATGACATCAGCACCATGTTCGATGCCCTGGCTGACCAGCTGGACGCCATGCTGGACTGA
- the CASKIN2 gene encoding caskin-2 isoform X1 codes for MGREQDLILAVKNGDVTGVQKLVAKVKTTKTKLLGSTKRLNVNYQDADGFSALHHAALGGSLELIALLLEAQATVDIKDSNGMRPLHYAAWQGRLEPVRLLLRASAAVNAASLDGQIPLHLAAQYGHYEVSEMLLQHQSNPCLVNKAKKTPLDLACEFGRLKVAQLLLNSHLCVALLEGEAKDPCDPNYTTPLHLAAKNGHREVIRQLLRAGIEINRQTKTGTALHEAALYGKTEVVRLLLEGGVDVNIRNTYNQTALDIVNQFTTSQASREIKQLLREASGILKVRALKDFWNLHDPTALNVRAGDVITVLEQHPDGRWKGQIHESQRGTDRIGYFPPGIVEVVSKRVGVPAARLPSAPTPLRPGFSRTLQPPAEEPPHPLTYSQLPRVGLSPDSPAGDRNSVGSEGSVGSIRSAGSGQSSEGTNGHGPGLLIENAQPLPSAGEDQVLPGLYPPSLADNLSHRPLANCRSGEQIFTQDVRPEQLLEGKDAQAIHNWLSEFQLEGYTAHFLQAGYDVPTISRMTPEDLTAIGVTKPGHRKKIASEIAQLSIAEWLPSYIPTDLLEWLCALGLPQYHKQLVSSGYDSMGLVADLTWEELQEIGVNKLGHQKKLMLGVKRLAELRRGLLQGEALSEGGRRLAKGPELMAIEGLENGEGPATAGPRLLTFQGSELSPELQAAMAGGGPEPLPLPPARSPSQESIGARSRGSGHSQEQPAPQPSGGDPSTPQERNLPEGTERPPKLCSSLPGQGPPPYVFMYSQGSPSSLAPGPPPGAPWAFSYLAGPPATPSDPPRPKRRSHSLSRPGPTEGDAEGEAEGPVGSTLGSYATLTRRPGRSALVRTSPSVTPTPARGTPRSQSFALRARRKGPPPPPPKRLSSVSGPSPEPPPLDGSPGPKEGATGPRRRTLSEPAGPSEPPGPPAPAGPASDTEEEEPGPEGTPPSRGSSGEGLPFAEEGNLTIKQRPKPAGPPARETPVPPGLDFNLTESDTVKRRPKCREREPLQTALLAFGVAGATPDPAAPLPSPTLGVSPSASSLPQPEPSSLPAQGVPTPLAPSPAMQPPVPSCPGPGLESSAASRWNAETEPPAAPAALLKVPGAGTASKPVSVACTQLAFSGPKLAPRLGPRPVPPPRPESTGTVGPGQAQQRLEQTSSSLAAALRAAEKSIGTKEQEGAPSASTKHILDDISTMFDALADQLDAMLD; via the exons ATGGGTCGTGAACAGGACCTGATCCTCGCTGTCAAGAATGGAGATGTGACCGGTGTGCAGAAACTGGTGGCGAAGGTCAAGACCACAAAGACAA AGCTCCTGGGCTCCACAAAGAGGCTCAACGTGAACTACCAGGATGCTGATGG ATTCTCTGCCCTCCACCATGCTGCTTTGGGGGGCAGCCTGGAGCTCATAGCCTTGCTGCTAGAGGCTCAGGCCACTGTTGACATCAAGGACAGCAATG GCATGCGCCCGCTGCACTACGCAGCCTGGCAGGGCCGGCTGGAGCCTGTGAGGCTGCTGCTGCGCGCCTCTGCAGCCGTCAATGCCGCCTCACTGGACGGACAGATCCCCCTGCACCTGGCTGCGCAGTATGGACATTATGAGGTG tcaGAAATGCTTCTCCAGCATCAGTCCAACCCATGCCTGGTCAACAAGGCCAAGAAGACGCCCCTGGACCTGGCCTGTGAATTCGGCCGACTCAAG GTGGCCCAGCTGCTTCTGAACAGCCACTTATGTGTGGCACTGCTGGAGGGCGAGGCCAAAGACCCATGTGACCCCAACTACACCACGCCCTTGCACTTGGCTGCCAAGAATGGCCACAGAGAAGTCATCAG GCagctcctgagagctgggatcGAGATCAACCGCCAGACCAAGACGGGTACGGCGCTCCACGAGGCTGCACTGTATGGCAAGACCGAGGTGGTACGGCTGCTTCTGGAG GGAGGTGTGGACGTGAACATCCGGAATACGTATAACCAGACGGCGCTGGACATAGTGAATCAGTTCACCACCTCCCAGGCCAGCCGGGAAATCAAGCAGCTACTGCGGG AGGCCTCAGGGATCCTGAAGGTCCGAGCGCTCAAGGATTTCTGGAACCTCCACGATCCCACTGCTCTCAATGTCCGGGCAGGGGATGTCATCACG GTGCTAGAACAGCATCCCGACGGCCGCTGGAAGGGCCAAATCCACGAGAGCCAGAGGGGCACAGACCGCATAGGCTACTTCCCCCCGGGCATCGTCGAGGTGGTCAGCAAGCGGGTGGGCGTCCCTGCAGCCCGCCTCCCCTCCGCACCCACCCCCCTGCGCCCAGGCTTCTCCCGGACACTGCAGCCTCCTGCTGAAGAACCCCCACACCCTCTTACCTACAGCCAGCTTCCTCGGGTGGGCCTCAGCCCAGACAGCCCAG CAGGTGACAGGAATAGCGTGGGCAGTGAGGGCAGTGTGGGCAGCATCCGCAGTGCCGGCAGCGGGCAGAGCTCTGAGGGCACTAACGGCCATGGCCCTGGCCTCCTGATTGAGAACGCCCAG CCACTGCCCTCTGCCGGAGAGGACCAGGTGCTGCCAGGACTCTACCCACCGTCCCTGGCAG ACAACCTGAGCCACCGCCCTCTGGCCAACTGCCGCTCTGGGGAGCAGATCTTCACCCAGGACGTGCGGCCAGAACAGCTGCTGGAGGGGAAG GACGCGCAGGCCATTCATAACTGGCTAAGTGAGTTCCAGCTGGAGGGCTACACTGCCCACTTTCTGCAGGCCGGCTATGATGTGCCTACCATCAGCCGCATGACACCTGAG GACCTGACGGCCATCGGGGTGACCAAGCCTGGGCACAGGAAGAAGATCGCCTCAGAGATCGCTCAGCTCAGCATCGCCGAGTGGCTGCCCAGCTACATCCCA ACGGACCTGCTGGAGTGGCTGTGTGCACTGGGGCTGCCTCAGTACCACAAGCAGCTGGTGAGCAGCGGCTACGACTCCATGGGGCTGGTGGCCGACCTCACCTGGGAGGAGCTGCAGGAGATTGGGGTCAACAAGCTCG GGCATCAGAAGAAGCTCATGCTGGGGGTGAAGCGGCTGGCAGAGCTTCGGCGGGGCCTGCTGCAGGGGGAGGCCCTCAGCGAAGGCGGGCGCCGGCTGGCCAAGGGTCCGGAGCTGATGGCCATCGAGGGACTGGAGAACGGAGAAGGCCCAGCTACGGCTGGCCCACGGCTCCTCACCTTCCAGGGCAGCGAACTAAGCCCAGAGCTACAGGCGGCCATGGCAGGGGGTGGCCCTGAACCACTCCCCCTCCCACCTGCCCGCTCTCCCAGCCAGGAGAGCATCGGGGCACGCTCCCGGGGGTCTGGCCACTCACAGGAACAGCCTGCCCCACAGCCCAGCGGTGGAGATCCCAGCACACCCCAGGAGAGGAACCTTCCAGAGGGCACAGAGCGGCCCCCTAAGCTTTGTTCCTCACTTCCAGGCCAAGGACCCCCACCCTATGTTTTTATGTACTCCCAGGGCTCACCCTCTAGCCTGGCCCCAGGGCCACCTCCTGGTGCACCCTGGGCCTTCTCCTACTTGGCCGGGCCCCCTGCCACTCCCTCAGACCCGCCTCGACCTAAGCGCCGGTCCCACAGCCTAAGCCGCCCTGGCCCCACAGAGGGGGATGCTGAGGGGGAGGCCGAAGGGCCGGTGGGCAGCACCCTGGGCAGTTATGCTACCCTTACCCGGCGGCCAGGACGCAGTGCCCTTGTCCGGACCAGTCCTAGCGTGACCCCAACCCCAGCTCGGGGGACTCCTCGCAGCCAGTCCTTTGCCCTGCGGGCCCGGCGCAAAggccccccgcccccgcctcccAAGCGCCTCAGCTCCGTCTCTGGCCCCAGCCCGGAGCCACCTCCACTAGATGGGAGCCCAGGTCCCAAGGAAGGGGCCACAGGGCCCCGAAGGCGAACACTGAGTGAACCTGCTGGCCCCTCAGAGCCCCCTGGCCCACCTGCCCCGGCTGGGCCCGCGTCAGACacggaggaggaggagccaggccCCGAGGGGACGCCCCCATCTCGGGGCAGCTCTGGGGAAGGGCTGCCGTTTGCAGAGGAAGGGAACCTGACCATCAAACAGCGCCCGAAGCCTGCTGGCCCCCCGGCCCGAGAGACACCCGTGCCCCCTGGCCTCGATTTCAACCTCACGGAATCAGACACTGTTAAGCGGAGGCCCAAGTGCCGGGAGAGAGAGCCACTGCAGACCGCACTGCTGGCCTTCGGAGTGGCCGGTGCCACGCCTGACCCCGCTGCCCCCCTGCCTTCCCCAACTCTTGGCGTGTCTCCTTCAGCTTCTAGCCTTCCCCAGCCCGAGCCCAGCAGCCTTCCAGCCCAAGGAGTTCCAACCCCCCTTGCTCCCAGCCCTGCCATGCAGCCTCCAGTGCCGTCCTGCCCAGGGCCAGGTCTGGAAAGCTCAGCAGCTAGTCGGTGGAATGCAGAGACAGAACCCCCGGCCGCCCCTGCTGCCCTCCTCAAGGTGCCCGGAGCAG GAACAGCCTCCAAACCTGTGTCGGTGGCCTGCACCCAGCTGGCATTTTCTGGCCCTAAGCTAGCGCCCCGGCTTGGCCCCCGCCCGGTGCCTCCTCCACGGCCTGAGAGCACTGGGACTGTGGGCCCAGGCCAGGCCCAGCAGAGACTGGAGCAGACCAGCTCGTCCCTGGCAGCTGCACTGAGAGCCGCAGAGAAGAGCATTGGCACCAAGGAGCAAGAGGG CGCCCCCAGCGCCTCCACCAAGCACATTCTGGATGACATCAGCACCATGTTCGATGCCCTGGCTGACCAGCTGGACGCCATGCTGGACTGA
- the CASKIN2 gene encoding caskin-2 isoform X3, which yields MGQVLSCTPRELLGSTKRLNVNYQDADGFSALHHAALGGSLELIALLLEAQATVDIKDSNGMRPLHYAAWQGRLEPVRLLLRASAAVNAASLDGQIPLHLAAQYGHYEVSEMLLQHQSNPCLVNKAKKTPLDLACEFGRLKVAQLLLNSHLCVALLEGEAKDPCDPNYTTPLHLAAKNGHREVIRQLLRAGIEINRQTKTGTALHEAALYGKTEVVRLLLEGGVDVNIRNTYNQTALDIVNQFTTSQASREIKQLLREASGILKVRALKDFWNLHDPTALNVRAGDVITVLEQHPDGRWKGQIHESQRGTDRIGYFPPGIVEVVSKRVGVPAARLPSAPTPLRPGFSRTLQPPAEEPPHPLTYSQLPRVGLSPDSPAGDRNSVGSEGSVGSIRSAGSGQSSEGTNGHGPGLLIENAQPLPSAGEDQVLPGLYPPSLADNLSHRPLANCRSGEQIFTQDVRPEQLLEGKDAQAIHNWLSEFQLEGYTAHFLQAGYDVPTISRMTPEDLTAIGVTKPGHRKKIASEIAQLSIAEWLPSYIPTDLLEWLCALGLPQYHKQLVSSGYDSMGLVADLTWEELQEIGVNKLGHQKKLMLGVKRLAELRRGLLQGEALSEGGRRLAKGPELMAIEGLENGEGPATAGPRLLTFQGSELSPELQAAMAGGGPEPLPLPPARSPSQESIGARSRGSGHSQEQPAPQPSGGDPSTPQERNLPEGTERPPKLCSSLPGQGPPPYVFMYSQGSPSSLAPGPPPGAPWAFSYLAGPPATPSDPPRPKRRSHSLSRPGPTEGDAEGEAEGPVGSTLGSYATLTRRPGRSALVRTSPSVTPTPARGTPRSQSFALRARRKGPPPPPPKRLSSVSGPSPEPPPLDGSPGPKEGATGPRRRTLSEPAGPSEPPGPPAPAGPASDTEEEEPGPEGTPPSRGSSGEGLPFAEEGNLTIKQRPKPAGPPARETPVPPGLDFNLTESDTVKRRPKCREREPLQTALLAFGVAGATPDPAAPLPSPTLGVSPSASSLPQPEPSSLPAQGVPTPLAPSPAMQPPVPSCPGPGLESSAASRWNAETEPPAAPAALLKVPGAGTASKPVSVACTQLAFSGPKLAPRLGPRPVPPPRPESTGTVGPGQAQQRLEQTSSSLAAALRAAEKSIGTKEQEGAPSASTKHILDDISTMFDALADQLDAMLD from the exons ATGGGGCAGGTGCTTTCCTGCACGCCAAGAG AGCTCCTGGGCTCCACAAAGAGGCTCAACGTGAACTACCAGGATGCTGATGG ATTCTCTGCCCTCCACCATGCTGCTTTGGGGGGCAGCCTGGAGCTCATAGCCTTGCTGCTAGAGGCTCAGGCCACTGTTGACATCAAGGACAGCAATG GCATGCGCCCGCTGCACTACGCAGCCTGGCAGGGCCGGCTGGAGCCTGTGAGGCTGCTGCTGCGCGCCTCTGCAGCCGTCAATGCCGCCTCACTGGACGGACAGATCCCCCTGCACCTGGCTGCGCAGTATGGACATTATGAGGTG tcaGAAATGCTTCTCCAGCATCAGTCCAACCCATGCCTGGTCAACAAGGCCAAGAAGACGCCCCTGGACCTGGCCTGTGAATTCGGCCGACTCAAG GTGGCCCAGCTGCTTCTGAACAGCCACTTATGTGTGGCACTGCTGGAGGGCGAGGCCAAAGACCCATGTGACCCCAACTACACCACGCCCTTGCACTTGGCTGCCAAGAATGGCCACAGAGAAGTCATCAG GCagctcctgagagctgggatcGAGATCAACCGCCAGACCAAGACGGGTACGGCGCTCCACGAGGCTGCACTGTATGGCAAGACCGAGGTGGTACGGCTGCTTCTGGAG GGAGGTGTGGACGTGAACATCCGGAATACGTATAACCAGACGGCGCTGGACATAGTGAATCAGTTCACCACCTCCCAGGCCAGCCGGGAAATCAAGCAGCTACTGCGGG AGGCCTCAGGGATCCTGAAGGTCCGAGCGCTCAAGGATTTCTGGAACCTCCACGATCCCACTGCTCTCAATGTCCGGGCAGGGGATGTCATCACG GTGCTAGAACAGCATCCCGACGGCCGCTGGAAGGGCCAAATCCACGAGAGCCAGAGGGGCACAGACCGCATAGGCTACTTCCCCCCGGGCATCGTCGAGGTGGTCAGCAAGCGGGTGGGCGTCCCTGCAGCCCGCCTCCCCTCCGCACCCACCCCCCTGCGCCCAGGCTTCTCCCGGACACTGCAGCCTCCTGCTGAAGAACCCCCACACCCTCTTACCTACAGCCAGCTTCCTCGGGTGGGCCTCAGCCCAGACAGCCCAG CAGGTGACAGGAATAGCGTGGGCAGTGAGGGCAGTGTGGGCAGCATCCGCAGTGCCGGCAGCGGGCAGAGCTCTGAGGGCACTAACGGCCATGGCCCTGGCCTCCTGATTGAGAACGCCCAG CCACTGCCCTCTGCCGGAGAGGACCAGGTGCTGCCAGGACTCTACCCACCGTCCCTGGCAG ACAACCTGAGCCACCGCCCTCTGGCCAACTGCCGCTCTGGGGAGCAGATCTTCACCCAGGACGTGCGGCCAGAACAGCTGCTGGAGGGGAAG GACGCGCAGGCCATTCATAACTGGCTAAGTGAGTTCCAGCTGGAGGGCTACACTGCCCACTTTCTGCAGGCCGGCTATGATGTGCCTACCATCAGCCGCATGACACCTGAG GACCTGACGGCCATCGGGGTGACCAAGCCTGGGCACAGGAAGAAGATCGCCTCAGAGATCGCTCAGCTCAGCATCGCCGAGTGGCTGCCCAGCTACATCCCA ACGGACCTGCTGGAGTGGCTGTGTGCACTGGGGCTGCCTCAGTACCACAAGCAGCTGGTGAGCAGCGGCTACGACTCCATGGGGCTGGTGGCCGACCTCACCTGGGAGGAGCTGCAGGAGATTGGGGTCAACAAGCTCG GGCATCAGAAGAAGCTCATGCTGGGGGTGAAGCGGCTGGCAGAGCTTCGGCGGGGCCTGCTGCAGGGGGAGGCCCTCAGCGAAGGCGGGCGCCGGCTGGCCAAGGGTCCGGAGCTGATGGCCATCGAGGGACTGGAGAACGGAGAAGGCCCAGCTACGGCTGGCCCACGGCTCCTCACCTTCCAGGGCAGCGAACTAAGCCCAGAGCTACAGGCGGCCATGGCAGGGGGTGGCCCTGAACCACTCCCCCTCCCACCTGCCCGCTCTCCCAGCCAGGAGAGCATCGGGGCACGCTCCCGGGGGTCTGGCCACTCACAGGAACAGCCTGCCCCACAGCCCAGCGGTGGAGATCCCAGCACACCCCAGGAGAGGAACCTTCCAGAGGGCACAGAGCGGCCCCCTAAGCTTTGTTCCTCACTTCCAGGCCAAGGACCCCCACCCTATGTTTTTATGTACTCCCAGGGCTCACCCTCTAGCCTGGCCCCAGGGCCACCTCCTGGTGCACCCTGGGCCTTCTCCTACTTGGCCGGGCCCCCTGCCACTCCCTCAGACCCGCCTCGACCTAAGCGCCGGTCCCACAGCCTAAGCCGCCCTGGCCCCACAGAGGGGGATGCTGAGGGGGAGGCCGAAGGGCCGGTGGGCAGCACCCTGGGCAGTTATGCTACCCTTACCCGGCGGCCAGGACGCAGTGCCCTTGTCCGGACCAGTCCTAGCGTGACCCCAACCCCAGCTCGGGGGACTCCTCGCAGCCAGTCCTTTGCCCTGCGGGCCCGGCGCAAAggccccccgcccccgcctcccAAGCGCCTCAGCTCCGTCTCTGGCCCCAGCCCGGAGCCACCTCCACTAGATGGGAGCCCAGGTCCCAAGGAAGGGGCCACAGGGCCCCGAAGGCGAACACTGAGTGAACCTGCTGGCCCCTCAGAGCCCCCTGGCCCACCTGCCCCGGCTGGGCCCGCGTCAGACacggaggaggaggagccaggccCCGAGGGGACGCCCCCATCTCGGGGCAGCTCTGGGGAAGGGCTGCCGTTTGCAGAGGAAGGGAACCTGACCATCAAACAGCGCCCGAAGCCTGCTGGCCCCCCGGCCCGAGAGACACCCGTGCCCCCTGGCCTCGATTTCAACCTCACGGAATCAGACACTGTTAAGCGGAGGCCCAAGTGCCGGGAGAGAGAGCCACTGCAGACCGCACTGCTGGCCTTCGGAGTGGCCGGTGCCACGCCTGACCCCGCTGCCCCCCTGCCTTCCCCAACTCTTGGCGTGTCTCCTTCAGCTTCTAGCCTTCCCCAGCCCGAGCCCAGCAGCCTTCCAGCCCAAGGAGTTCCAACCCCCCTTGCTCCCAGCCCTGCCATGCAGCCTCCAGTGCCGTCCTGCCCAGGGCCAGGTCTGGAAAGCTCAGCAGCTAGTCGGTGGAATGCAGAGACAGAACCCCCGGCCGCCCCTGCTGCCCTCCTCAAGGTGCCCGGAGCAG GAACAGCCTCCAAACCTGTGTCGGTGGCCTGCACCCAGCTGGCATTTTCTGGCCCTAAGCTAGCGCCCCGGCTTGGCCCCCGCCCGGTGCCTCCTCCACGGCCTGAGAGCACTGGGACTGTGGGCCCAGGCCAGGCCCAGCAGAGACTGGAGCAGACCAGCTCGTCCCTGGCAGCTGCACTGAGAGCCGCAGAGAAGAGCATTGGCACCAAGGAGCAAGAGGG CGCCCCCAGCGCCTCCACCAAGCACATTCTGGATGACATCAGCACCATGTTCGATGCCCTGGCTGACCAGCTGGACGCCATGCTGGACTGA